The Orcinus orca chromosome 1, mOrcOrc1.1, whole genome shotgun sequence DNA window CCATCGATCTTTCCCTCAACCAAATAACCACTGTTTGTGAGCACGACCTCAAACCCCTCCAAGGAAAAACACTCTCCTTTTTAAGCCTTGCTGATAACACCCTGTACAGCAGGGTCTCAATGGACTGGGGGAAGTGTCTGAACCCATTCAGAAACATGGTCCTGGGAACCCTAGATGTTTCTGGCAATGGCTGGGCAGTGGACATCACAAGAAACTTCAGCAATGCCATCAATGGAAGCCAGATTTTCTCTTTGGTTCTTACCCATCACGTGATGGGTTCTGGGTTTGGCTTCAATAACATCAAAGACCCTGACCAGCACACCTTTGTCGGCCTGGCCGGAAGCTCAGTGATACGGCTGGACCTTTCACATGGGTTTATCTTCTCCCTGAACTTCCAACTCTTTGAGACGCTCAAGGAGTTGAAGGTTCTGAATCTCGCCTACaacaagataaacaatattgCAGACAAAGCATTTTATGGACTCGACAACCTCCAAGTTCTCAATATATCACATAACCTTCTGGGGGAATTGTATAATTCTAATTTCTATGGACTACCTAAGGTAGCCTATATTGATCTGCAAAAGAATCACATCGGCATCATTCAGGACCAAACATTCAGATTCCTGGAAAAATTAAACACCTTGGATCTCCGGGATAATGCTCTTaaaactatttcttttcttccaagcATACCTAATATCTTCTTGAGTGGCAATAAACTGGCTACTTTGCCAAACATCGCACTTACAGCTAACTTCATCACCTTATCAGAGAATAGGCTGGAAAATCTGGATAATCTCTACTTCCTTCTCCAGGTACCTCATCTCCAGAttctcattttaaatcaaaatcGCTTTTCCTTTTGTAACCAAGACCATGCCCCTTCAGAGAACCTCAGCTTAGAAAAGCTTTTCCTTGCAGAAAATATGTTACAGCTCGCCTGGGAAGCCGGGTTCTGCTGGAATGTTTTTAAAGGGCTTTCCCATCTCCGAGTCCTATATTTGAATAAAAACTACCTGAATTTCCTTCCACCAGGAGTATTTCGTCATCTGACTGCACTGAGGGGACTCATCCTCAAGGACAACAGGCTGACCGTTCTTTTTCCTGGCGACTTACCTGCTAATTTAGAGGTCCTGGATATATCCAGAAACCAGCTCCTCTCTCCTGATCCTGATTTATTTGCATCGCTGAGTGCCGTGGACATAACTCATAACAAGTTCATCTGTGAGTGTGAACTTAGCACTTTTATCAATTGGCTCAATCAAACCAACGTCACAATATTTGGCTCTCCGGCAGACATACACTGCATGTACCCGAGCTccatggctgggacttccctcTACTCTCTTTCCACAGAAGATTGTGATGAAGAGGAAGTTTTAGAGTCCCTAAAGTTTTCCCTTTTCACCTTCTTCACTGTCACTTTGACTCTGTTCCTCGTGGCCATCCTCATCGTTACGAAGTTTCGGGGGTATTGTTTCATCTGTTATAAGAAAATCCAGAGACTGGTGTTCAAGGACCCCATCAAGGGAAGAGAATCAGAGACGTACAAATACGATGCCTATTTGTGCTTCAGTAGCAAAGACTTTGAATGGGTGCAGAATGCTTTGCTCAAACACCTGGATGCCCAGTACAGCGACCGAAACAGATTTAACCTGTGCTTTGAAGAGAGAGACTTTTTGCCCGGGGAAAACCATATCGCCAACATCCAGGATGCCCTGTGGAGCAGCAGAAAGGTTGTCTGTCTCGTGAGCAGACACTTCCTTAGAGACGGGTGGTGCCTCGAAGCCTTCAGTTACGCCCAGAGCAGGTGCTTAGCTGACCTCAGTGGCATCCTCatcatggtggtggtggggccCCTGTCCCAGTACCAGCTGATGAAACATCCCTCCATCCGAGGATTCGTCCAGAAACAGCAGTACTTGAGGTGGCCTGAGGATCTCCAGGATGTTGGCTGGTTTCTCAACAAACTCTCTCAGCTCattctaaataaagaaaagaaaaggaagaaagacaatgACATTCAGTTGCAAAGTGTAACCACCATTTCTTAGTCAAAGGAGCACTTTTCCACTTATCTCAAGCCACAAGCAACTCTTCCCTTTTTATTTCCACTAAGTTACCATTTGGGGTCCTTTATGAAGTTGTTGTTTTCCTACGATGAGAACCACATAAATCTCTTGATTTTCATAGCAACACGACGTTGTTTCACTGATCTCTAAATGCAAAGTAATAGATCTAGAAAATTGCGACTGCCCGCAACGGTTCCCACTCTCCATCGATTTCCTTTCAGACCCGGTAACACTGTTCTCTCCTTTTGCATCGACTACGGGATATATCCTAGTCGTGGAAAGGGCACCTTGGGAGAAGTTACAGATGGCCGACACCCTTTCTCCAGTGTTCAGTTCCAGAAGGGGCTGCTCGGTGATTCTGAGGGCTCTGTACATGGCAGAACAACATTAAgtagaaaacagagagaaagaggtgTGCTTCCTACTATATCCATGGGAACAATGCCACTGCTCAGTGTAGGTCACTCTCAGTCTCAAGGATAAAAGGTGGCTCCAAAGAAGCTGGGTTGAGAATAACTAGATCTCTTAGGGCCATATTGCTCCTCTTCTTCTCACCTTTTGGGTCTAACCCTAGTGGGCCGTGAATATTCTTTTTGGCTTGCAACCTTTCTTTTGGGCTGGCTTTCAAGAACCTCCGTGACTTAGCAACAACCTATTTCAGCTTTATTTCCCCCTATATCTCATTTATCAACCACTCAGTCTGTTGCAGAAAGAACTTGTACTTGGACCAAGAACCTGGTTTGAGTTCAGATTCTGCTGctcatgagctgtgtgacctcgagcACGTTACACACCCTCGCTGggcctgttttcttatctgtaggcGTGATTGCCTCTACCTCACAGAAGATGCCATGAAAGTTAAATCGACCAGGGATGTCAGGGCATCTCCGATCttatcccttctttttctttttttttcacatctttattggagtataattgctttacaacgttgtgttagtttctactgtataacaaagtgaatcagctatatgcatacgtatatccccaaatcccctccctcttgcgcctccctcccaccctctgtatcccaccTCTCTacgtggtcgcaaagcaccgagctgatatccctgtgctatgcagctgcttcccactagctatctattttacatttggtagtgtatatatgcccatgttactctctcactttgtcccagcttccccttccccttcccagggcctcaagtcgattctctacgtctgtgtctttatttctgtcctgcccctaggctcatcagaaccatttttttccttagattccatatagatgtgttaacatacagtatttgtttttctctttctcacttacttcactctgtatgacagactctaggtccatccacctcactacaaataactcaatttcctttctttttatggctgagtaatattccattgtatatatgtgccacatcttctttatccattcatctgctgatggacacttaggttgcttccatgtcctggctattgtaaatagagctgcaatgaacattgtggtacatgactctttttgaattatggttttctcagggtgtatgcccagtagtggcattgctgggtcatatggtagttctatttttagtttttttacggaacctccatactgttctccatagtggctgtatcaatttacattcccaccaacagtgcaagagggttcccttttctccacaccctctctagcatttattgtttgtagattttttgatgaggccattctgactggtgtgaggtgatacttcattgtagttttaatttgcatttctctaatgattagtgacgttgagcatcctttaatgtgtttcttggcaatccgtatatcttctttggagaaatgtctatttaggtcttctgcccatttttggattgggttgtttgtttttttgatattgaactgtatgagctgcttgtatattttggagattaatcctttgtcagttgcttcatttgcaaatattttctcccattctgagggttgtcttttcatcttgtttatggtttcctttgctgtgcaaaagctttgaagtttcattaggtcccacttgtttatttttgttcttatttccatttctctagggggtgggtcaaaaaggatcttgctgtgatttatgtcatagagtgttctgcctatgttttcctctaagagtttgatagtgtctggccttatggttaggtctttaatccattttgagtttatttttgtttatggtgttagggaatgttctaatttcattcttttacatggagctgtccagttttcccagcactacttattgaagaggctgtcttttctccattgtatattcttccctctttatcaaaaataagttgaccatatgtgtgtgggtttatctctgggctttctatcctgttgcattgatctatatttctgtttttctgccagtaccacaatgtcttgattactatagctttgtagtatagtctgaagtcagggggcctgattcctccagctctgtttttctttctcaagattgctttggctattcggggccttttgtgtttccatacaaattgtgaccttttttgttctagttctgtgaaaaatgccagtggtagtttgatagggattgcattgaatctgtagattgctttgggtagtatagtcattttcacaatgttgattcttccaatccaagaacatggtatatctctccatctgtttgtagcatctttaatttgtttcatcagtgtcttatagttttctacatacaggtcttttgtctccttaggtaggtatatttctaggtattttattctttttgttgcaatggtaaatgggagtgtttccttaatttcactttcagaattttcatcattagtgtataggaatgcaagagatttctgtgcattaattttgtatcctgctactttactaaattcattgattagctctagtagttttctggtggcatttttaggattctctgtatagtatcatgtcatctgcaaacagtgacagcttcttttccaatttggattccttttctttctttttcttctctgattgctgtggctaaaacttccaaaacaatgttgaataatagtggtgagtgtgagcaaccttgtcttgttcctgatcttagtggaaatggtttcagtttttcaccattgaggacgacgttggctgtgggtttgtcatatatggcctttattatgttgaggtaagttccctctatgcctactttctgaagggtttttatcataaatgggtgttgaattttgtcgaaagctttttctgcatctattgagatgatcatatggtttttatcttcagtttgttaatatggtgtatcacattgattgatttgcgtatattgaagaatccttgcattcctggcataaaccccacttgatcatggtgtatgatccttttaatgtgctgttggattctgtttgctagtattttgttgaggatttttgcatctatgttcaccagtgatattggcctgtagttttctttctttgtgacatctttgtctggttttggtatcagggtgatggtggcctcgtagaatgagtttaggagtgttcctccctctgctatgttttggaagagtttgagaaggataggtgttagatcttctctaaatatttgatagaattctcctgtgaagccatccggtcctggtcttttgtttgttagaaggtttttaatcacagtttcaatttcagtgcttgtgtttggtctgtttatattttctatttcttcctggttcaatctcggaaggttgtacttttctaagaatttgtccaattcttccaggttatccattttattggcatatatttacttgtagtaatctctcatgatcctttgtatttctgcagtgtcaattgttacttctcctttttcatttctaattctattgatttgagtcttctcccttttttgcgtgatgagtctggctaatggtttatcaattttgtttatcttctcaaagaaccagcttttagttttattgatctttgctattgtttccttcatttctttttcatttatttctgatttgatctttatgatttctttccttgtgctaactttgggtattttttgttcttctttctctaattgctttaggtgtaaggttaggttgtttatttgagatgtttcttgtttcttaaggtaggcttggattgctataaacttccctcttagaatggcttttgctgcatcccataggttttggatcatcatgttttcgttgtcatttgtctctaggtattttttgatttcctctttgatttcttcagtgatctcttggttattaagtagtgtattgtttagcctccatgtgtttgtattttttacagatttttccctgtaattgatatctagtctcatagcgttgtggtcaggaaagatacttgatgtgatttcaattttcttaaatttactgaggcttgatttgtgacccaagatatgatctatcctggagaatgttccatgagcacttgagaagaaattgtattatgttgattttggatggaatgtcgtataaatatcaattaagtccatcttgtttaatgtatcatttaaaggttatgtttccttatttattttcattttggatgatctgtccattggtgaaagtggagtgttaaagtcccctactatgattgtgttactttgATTTccgcttttatggctgttagcatttgccttatgtactgaggtactcctatgttgggtgcataaatgtttacaaatgttatatcatcttcttggattgatcccttgatcattatgtagtgtgcttctttgtctcttgtactagtctttattttaatgtctattttgcctgggatgagaattgctactccagctttcttttgatttccatttgcatggaatatctttttccatcccctctctttcagtctgtatgtgtccctaggtctgaagtgggtctcttgtagacagcatatatacgggtcttgtttttgtattcattcagccagcctatgtcttttggttggagcatttaatccacttacatttaaggtaattatcgatatgtatattcctattaccattttcttaattgctttgggtttgttattgtaggtcttttccttctcttgtgtttcctgctgagagaagttcctttagcatttgttataaagctggtttggtggtgctgaattctcttagcttttgcttgtctgtaaaagttttaatttttctatcgaatctgaatgagatccttgctgggtagcataatcttggttgtaggtttttccttttcaccactttaaatatatcctgccactcccttctgtcttgcagagtttttgctgaaagatcatctgttaaccttatggggattcccttgtatgttatttgttatttttcccttgctgcttttaatattttttctctgtgtttaatttttgatagtttgattaacatgtgtctgaCATGtctctctttgggtttatcctatatggtactctctgtgcttcctggacttgattgactatttcttttcccatgttagggaagttttcaactataatctcttcaaatattttctcagaccctttctctttctcttcttctgggacccctataatttgaatgttggtgcatttaacattgtc harbors:
- the TLR5 gene encoding toll-like receptor 5; the encoded protein is MGNHLDLLLRMVLMASPALGISSCFFDGWRAVYRFCNLTQVPQVRNTTKSLLLSFNYIRTVTTTSFPFLEQLQLLELGTQFTPLTIDKEAFQNLPNLRILDLGKSQIDFLHPDAFQKLPHLFELRLFYCGLSSAVLKDGYFRNLGSLTHLDLSKNQIQSLYLHRSFRELNSLKSIDLSLNQITTVCEHDLKPLQGKTLSFLSLADNTLYSRVSMDWGKCLNPFRNMVLGTLDVSGNGWAVDITRNFSNAINGSQIFSLVLTHHVMGSGFGFNNIKDPDQHTFVGLAGSSVIRLDLSHGFIFSLNFQLFETLKELKVLNLAYNKINNIADKAFYGLDNLQVLNISHNLLGELYNSNFYGLPKVAYIDLQKNHIGIIQDQTFRFLEKLNTLDLRDNALKTISFLPSIPNIFLSGNKLATLPNIALTANFITLSENRLENLDNLYFLLQVPHLQILILNQNRFSFCNQDHAPSENLSLEKLFLAENMLQLAWEAGFCWNVFKGLSHLRVLYLNKNYLNFLPPGVFRHLTALRGLILKDNRLTVLFPGDLPANLEVLDISRNQLLSPDPDLFASLSAVDITHNKFICECELSTFINWLNQTNVTIFGSPADIHCMYPSSMAGTSLYSLSTEDCDEEEVLESLKFSLFTFFTVTLTLFLVAILIVTKFRGYCFICYKKIQRLVFKDPIKGRESETYKYDAYLCFSSKDFEWVQNALLKHLDAQYSDRNRFNLCFEERDFLPGENHIANIQDALWSSRKVVCLVSRHFLRDGWCLEAFSYAQSRCLADLSGILIMVVVGPLSQYQLMKHPSIRGFVQKQQYLRWPEDLQDVGWFLNKLSQLILNKEKKRKKDNDIQLQSVTTIS